One part of the Rhodococcus oxybenzonivorans genome encodes these proteins:
- a CDS encoding uracil-xanthine permease family protein, which produces MTRRETDASDGPVGGGSDQAAPAKAFGWTLHGDGRRVADGEVVAPAERLTWPRTVGIGMQHVIAMFGATLLVPTITGFPVTTTLLFSGIGTALFLLLTRGRIPSYLGSSFAFIAPLTASQGSGPAAQLGGVAAAGALLLLVGVAVKLAGSRVIDAVMPPVVTGAVVALIGLNLAPTAVDSFESQPLIAGVTLLAILVVTVLGPGLLGRLGILVGVVLGWIFAAITGGLADERVTTLRDAAWFGMPELRGPTFEWSVIALTLPVVIVLVAENVGHVKAVSAMTGRSLDDVAGDALVADGLATTLAGFGGGSGTTTYAENIGVMAATRVYSTAAYWVAAATAVVLAFSPKFGALVFTVPSGVIGGATLVLYGLIGVLGVRIWMEAKVDFTDPVNLTVVAATLVAGIGDLTLTMGSVELGGIAWGSIGILVAYPVMRSLARFRRS; this is translated from the coding sequence GTGACGAGAAGAGAAACCGACGCCTCCGACGGCCCTGTCGGAGGGGGTTCCGACCAGGCCGCCCCCGCGAAGGCCTTCGGGTGGACCCTGCACGGTGACGGTAGGCGGGTTGCCGACGGTGAGGTCGTTGCACCTGCCGAGCGTCTGACCTGGCCCCGAACAGTCGGGATCGGGATGCAACACGTCATCGCGATGTTCGGTGCCACCCTCTTGGTGCCGACGATTACCGGCTTCCCGGTCACCACCACGCTGCTGTTCTCCGGGATCGGAACGGCGCTCTTCCTGCTCCTGACCCGCGGCCGCATTCCCAGCTACCTCGGTTCCTCCTTCGCGTTCATCGCCCCGTTGACGGCATCCCAGGGATCCGGTCCCGCCGCCCAGCTCGGCGGGGTGGCGGCGGCGGGTGCGCTTCTCCTGCTGGTCGGCGTGGCCGTGAAACTGGCGGGCTCCCGGGTGATCGACGCGGTCATGCCGCCCGTCGTCACGGGCGCTGTCGTGGCGCTGATCGGGCTCAATCTTGCTCCCACAGCGGTCGATTCGTTCGAGTCGCAACCCCTCATAGCGGGCGTGACCCTGCTCGCCATCCTTGTCGTCACCGTTCTCGGACCCGGATTGCTCGGCCGCCTCGGGATCCTGGTCGGCGTTGTCCTCGGCTGGATCTTCGCGGCGATCACCGGGGGCCTCGCCGACGAACGCGTGACCACTCTGCGCGACGCCGCCTGGTTCGGAATGCCCGAGTTACGGGGGCCCACGTTCGAATGGTCGGTGATCGCGCTGACACTGCCTGTCGTCATCGTCCTCGTCGCCGAGAACGTCGGCCACGTGAAAGCGGTGTCTGCGATGACCGGCCGATCGCTCGACGACGTTGCCGGCGATGCACTCGTCGCGGACGGACTCGCCACCACCCTGGCGGGATTCGGCGGTGGCTCCGGCACCACCACCTACGCCGAGAACATCGGGGTCATGGCCGCGACACGGGTCTATTCGACCGCGGCGTACTGGGTTGCTGCCGCCACGGCCGTGGTCCTGGCATTTTCCCCCAAGTTCGGTGCCCTGGTCTTCACCGTCCCGAGCGGTGTCATCGGCGGCGCGACTCTGGTGCTGTACGGGCTCATCGGCGTCCTCGGTGTCCGCATCTGGATGGAGGCGAAGGTCGATTTCACCGACCCGGTGAACTTGACCGTCGTTGCGGCGACGCTTGTTGCCGGCATCGGGGACCTCACGCTGACGATGGGCTCTGTGGAGCTCGGCGGAATCGCCTGGGGTTCGATCGGCATCCTCGTCGCCTATCCCGTCATGCGGTCGCTCGCGAGGTTCCGCAGGTCCTGA
- the ptsP gene encoding phosphoenolpyruvate--protein phosphotransferase, which yields MTENREIVRGTPVVPGIAYAPVIWPAARPEVTSGLPRVDESGRDEEKIRFEEAAAVVAQRLRDRAATVSGAAAEVLQANAAMAADRGWLGAAQKLIAGGAPAEEAASEATEQFAALFTKMGGLMAERVTDLRDIRDRVVSELRGLPEPGIPVPDAPSILCARDLAPADTAGLDPASIVGLVTLLGGPTSHTAIIARQLGIPCVVAVHDLESVPAGTPVLLDGAVGEVVVEPDPAEARAAVEHGRAERARISTWSGPGQTSDGRPVSILANVQDGAGARSARETAAEGVGLFRTELCFLDRDSEPGVDEQADIYAEVLEAFSGRKVVIRTLDAGSDKPLRFATTADEANPALGVRGIRIAVQNPGILGRQLDAIAAAAKQTQSQPWVMAPMIATTAEAENFAAEVRARGLTPGVMIEVPAAALLADRLLRHVDFLSIGTNDLAQYTMAADRMSSELAALTDPWQPAVLDLVARTAAAGLAAGKPVGVCGEAAADPLLACVLVGLGVTSLSCAGAAVSGVGAKIGTVSQEQCRRAAEEVLATSDPMEARNVAARVLG from the coding sequence ATGACCGAGAACCGTGAAATCGTGCGAGGTACCCCGGTGGTGCCGGGCATCGCCTATGCGCCGGTCATCTGGCCCGCCGCTCGACCGGAGGTCACCAGCGGACTGCCGAGGGTCGACGAATCCGGGCGCGACGAGGAGAAGATTCGCTTCGAGGAAGCTGCAGCGGTGGTCGCGCAGCGCCTGCGCGATCGGGCAGCCACCGTGTCGGGAGCCGCTGCGGAAGTCCTTCAGGCCAACGCGGCCATGGCGGCAGACAGGGGGTGGCTGGGCGCAGCTCAGAAGCTGATCGCCGGCGGGGCGCCCGCCGAAGAAGCAGCCTCCGAAGCAACCGAGCAGTTTGCGGCGCTGTTCACCAAGATGGGTGGGCTGATGGCCGAACGCGTGACCGATCTGCGCGACATCCGCGATCGGGTCGTGTCGGAACTCCGGGGTCTACCAGAACCCGGCATTCCCGTTCCCGACGCGCCGTCGATCCTGTGCGCCCGGGATCTGGCTCCAGCGGACACCGCAGGTCTCGACCCCGCGTCGATCGTCGGACTCGTCACCCTGCTCGGGGGGCCGACCAGCCACACCGCGATCATCGCGCGGCAGCTCGGCATTCCGTGCGTGGTGGCAGTACACGATCTCGAGTCGGTTCCGGCCGGCACTCCCGTGCTGCTCGACGGTGCGGTAGGCGAAGTGGTGGTGGAGCCGGATCCGGCCGAAGCGCGGGCCGCGGTCGAGCACGGCCGAGCGGAGCGGGCGAGGATTTCGACGTGGTCGGGTCCGGGGCAGACCAGCGACGGCCGACCCGTATCGATCCTCGCCAACGTGCAGGATGGCGCGGGCGCCAGATCCGCACGGGAGACCGCCGCCGAAGGCGTCGGCCTCTTCCGCACCGAACTGTGCTTCCTCGACCGTGATTCAGAACCCGGTGTCGACGAGCAGGCGGACATCTACGCGGAGGTGCTCGAGGCGTTTTCCGGTCGGAAGGTAGTGATCCGCACCTTGGATGCCGGTTCGGACAAGCCGCTGCGCTTCGCCACTACGGCAGACGAGGCCAACCCGGCGCTCGGCGTCCGGGGAATCCGCATCGCAGTTCAGAACCCGGGCATTCTCGGTAGGCAACTCGACGCCATCGCGGCTGCGGCGAAACAGACTCAGTCACAGCCGTGGGTGATGGCGCCGATGATCGCCACCACCGCGGAGGCCGAGAACTTCGCTGCCGAGGTCCGGGCGCGGGGTCTGACCCCCGGCGTGATGATCGAGGTACCAGCCGCTGCGCTGCTCGCGGACCGCCTGCTCCGGCACGTCGACTTCCTGTCCATCGGTACGAATGACCTTGCGCAGTACACGATGGCTGCCGACCGCATGTCCTCCGAACTCGCGGCGCTCACCGATCCGTGGCAGCCTGCGGTCCTCGACCTCGTCGCGCGCACCGCTGCGGCGGGACTCGCGGCCGGGAAGCCCGTGGGAGTCTGCGGCGAGGCAGCAGCCGATCCTCTTCTCGCATGCGTGCTGGTGGGGCTCGGGGTGACGTCGCTGTCCTGCGCAGGTGCTGCGGTGTCCGGCGTTGGCGCCAAGATCGGCACGGTGTCCCAGGAACAGTGCCGTCGCGCCGCCGAGGAGGTCCTGGCCACCAGCGATCCCATGGAGGCGCGGAACGTCGCGGCCCGGGTCTTGGGCTGA
- a CDS encoding DeoR/GlpR family DNA-binding transcription regulator translates to MYPEERQQAVTTLISQRGRMSVADLSDTFGVTTETVRRDLALLERLGHVRRVHGGAVPAGSLTVTEPGMTERDHTRAEQKDRIAKRAASFLPPPGGSVLFDAGTTTGRIIPELPSDADLTVITNSVPIAARLAGLNSVTLHLLGGRVRGITQAAVGEEALRILDVLRVDVAFIGTNALSVGHGLSTPDTDEAAVKRAMVRCANHVVVVADSSKVGREHLVSFAPIHSVDILVTDADISPADRAHFHDQGIEVVIA, encoded by the coding sequence GTGTACCCGGAAGAACGTCAGCAGGCAGTCACCACACTGATCTCGCAACGCGGCCGCATGTCGGTCGCGGATCTCTCCGACACCTTCGGCGTCACCACCGAGACGGTCCGGCGGGATCTCGCCCTGCTCGAGCGGCTGGGACACGTCCGACGCGTGCATGGTGGCGCGGTGCCCGCAGGATCTCTCACGGTCACCGAACCCGGCATGACGGAGCGGGATCACACCCGCGCCGAGCAGAAGGACCGGATCGCCAAGCGCGCGGCCTCGTTCCTGCCTCCCCCCGGGGGAAGTGTGCTGTTCGATGCGGGAACGACCACCGGCCGGATCATCCCGGAACTGCCGTCCGACGCCGACCTCACAGTGATCACGAACTCCGTGCCCATTGCCGCCCGGCTTGCCGGACTGAACTCGGTCACCCTTCATCTGCTCGGCGGCCGGGTGCGGGGTATCACCCAGGCTGCAGTCGGCGAAGAGGCATTACGCATTCTCGACGTTCTTCGGGTGGACGTCGCATTCATCGGCACCAACGCCCTGAGCGTCGGCCACGGTCTATCCACACCGGACACCGACGAGGCGGCGGTGAAGCGGGCCATGGTCCGATGCGCCAACCACGTCGTGGTGGTGGCCGACTCGTCCAAGGTGGGGCGCGAGCACCTGGTGAGTTTCGCACCCATCCACAGCGTCGACATTCTCGTCACCGATGCCGACATCAGCCCCGCAGACCGAGCCCATTTCCACGACCAGGGAATCGAGGTGGTGATCGCATGA
- a CDS encoding PTS fructose transporter subunit IIABC translates to MSHSTPDRDSGPQIISEDLISLDSDLGASKEDVISALSTRLADAGRATDADALRDAALARESQSATGLPGGIAIPHCRAEAVSAASLGFARLAPKVDFGAPDGPADLVFLIAAPEGAGAEHMKLLSSLARALVRPDFVGALRAASTPADVVTLVQDVLSPAPATAAASTPAPTPTAASTPAAATPERAAAAPEPAAEEASRHIVAVTACPTGIAHTYMAADSLVAAGERAGVKVHVETQGSSGSTPLAPGLIAGASAVIFATDVGVKGKERFAGKPVVASGVKRAINEPDVMITEALRAGMNPSAATVGGSASAEPAEPAGSIGWGTHLRQVLLTGVSYMIPFVAAGGLLIALGFLLGGYEISGPAEDIVLNNSLGSLPEGGLTTYLGAVLFQLGSLAFSFLVPALAGYIAFAIADRPGIAPGFTAGAVAVFVGAGFIGGLVGGLIAGVVALWISRIAVPQWLRGLMPVVIIPLFATLIVGALMFLVLGRPLAAITSGLTNWLNGLSGSSVIFLGIILGLMMCFDLGGPVNKAAYAFAVAGLNVNDPASLRIMAAVMAAGMVPPLAMALASTVLRPSLFSEAERENGKAAWLLGSAFISEGAIPFAAADPLRVIPSMMAGGAVTGGLIMAFDVSLSAPHGGIFVFFAIGNLLWFLVSLAAGVVVAALCVVGAKEFIKPGASDAELDPDVATVAA, encoded by the coding sequence ATGTCTCACTCCACCCCCGACCGCGATTCGGGGCCGCAGATCATCAGCGAAGATCTGATCTCCCTGGATTCCGACCTCGGAGCATCCAAGGAGGACGTGATATCCGCGCTCTCCACCCGGTTGGCCGACGCCGGCCGAGCCACCGATGCGGACGCTCTTCGCGACGCCGCGCTGGCGCGCGAATCGCAATCAGCGACAGGCCTTCCCGGTGGAATCGCCATTCCCCACTGCCGCGCGGAGGCCGTGTCGGCTGCCTCCCTCGGCTTCGCCCGGCTCGCACCCAAGGTCGATTTCGGCGCCCCCGACGGCCCCGCCGACCTGGTGTTCCTCATCGCCGCCCCGGAGGGCGCCGGCGCCGAGCACATGAAGTTGCTGTCCTCACTCGCCCGGGCGCTGGTGCGTCCCGACTTCGTCGGTGCACTGCGGGCGGCGTCCACCCCGGCCGACGTGGTCACCCTCGTCCAGGACGTGCTGTCTCCGGCACCGGCCACTGCCGCGGCCTCGACACCCGCGCCGACACCGACCGCGGCGTCGACTCCAGCTGCCGCCACACCCGAACGGGCCGCCGCCGCACCCGAACCGGCCGCCGAGGAGGCGTCCCGCCACATCGTCGCGGTCACGGCGTGCCCCACCGGAATCGCGCATACCTACATGGCCGCCGACTCCCTCGTCGCCGCCGGTGAGCGTGCGGGGGTGAAGGTGCACGTGGAAACCCAGGGTTCGAGTGGCAGCACTCCACTGGCCCCCGGACTGATCGCCGGCGCCTCCGCTGTCATTTTCGCCACGGATGTCGGCGTGAAAGGCAAGGAGCGGTTCGCGGGCAAGCCCGTGGTCGCCTCCGGCGTCAAGCGCGCAATCAACGAGCCCGATGTCATGATCACCGAGGCTCTGCGCGCAGGAATGAACCCGTCGGCCGCGACGGTGGGGGGCAGCGCATCCGCCGAGCCCGCGGAACCCGCCGGCTCGATCGGCTGGGGCACCCATCTACGTCAGGTCCTGCTGACCGGTGTCAGCTACATGATCCCCTTCGTCGCCGCGGGCGGCCTGCTGATCGCCCTCGGTTTCCTGCTCGGCGGGTACGAAATCTCCGGACCCGCCGAGGACATCGTCCTGAACAACTCCCTCGGCAGCCTGCCCGAGGGCGGTCTCACCACCTATCTGGGTGCAGTGCTCTTCCAGCTCGGTTCGCTGGCATTCAGCTTCCTCGTTCCGGCCTTGGCCGGTTACATCGCCTTCGCGATAGCCGACCGACCCGGCATCGCTCCCGGTTTCACCGCCGGCGCGGTAGCGGTATTCGTCGGAGCCGGCTTCATCGGCGGCCTGGTCGGTGGGCTCATCGCGGGTGTCGTCGCCCTGTGGATCAGCCGGATCGCCGTTCCTCAGTGGTTGCGCGGCCTCATGCCGGTGGTCATCATTCCGCTCTTCGCGACCCTCATCGTGGGTGCGCTGATGTTCCTGGTGCTCGGCCGTCCCCTCGCCGCCATCACGTCCGGCCTGACCAATTGGCTCAACGGGCTGTCCGGTAGTTCGGTCATCTTCCTCGGCATCATCCTCGGGCTGATGATGTGCTTCGACCTCGGTGGTCCGGTGAACAAGGCCGCCTATGCCTTCGCGGTGGCAGGACTCAACGTCAACGATCCCGCCTCGCTCCGCATCATGGCGGCCGTCATGGCGGCCGGAATGGTTCCGCCGCTGGCCATGGCCCTCGCCTCCACCGTTCTGCGACCGAGCTTGTTCAGTGAGGCGGAACGGGAGAACGGTAAGGCCGCCTGGCTCCTGGGTTCGGCGTTCATCTCCGAGGGCGCTATCCCGTTCGCCGCCGCCGATCCCCTGCGCGTGATCCCGTCGATGATGGCCGGGGGCGCTGTCACGGGTGGCCTGATCATGGCGTTCGATGTGAGCCTGAGCGCACCCCACGGTGGCATCTTCGTGTTCTTCGCCATCGGCAACCTGCTGTGGTTCCTGGTCTCCCTGGCCGCCGGCGTGGTCGTCGCCGCTCTCTGTGTCGTCGGAGCCAAAGAATTCATCAAACCCGGCGCGTCCGACGCCGAACTCGACCCCGACGTTGCAACAGTCGCAGCATAG
- a CDS encoding HPr family phosphocarrier protein, whose protein sequence is MPSTTVAVGSSIGLHARPAAVIAEAVAAAGVPVTLSVADGEPVDAGSALLIMTLGATKGTDVTVTSDDADAVEKVAQLVAADLDA, encoded by the coding sequence ATGCCCAGCACCACAGTCGCCGTCGGTTCGTCCATCGGACTGCACGCCCGCCCCGCCGCCGTCATCGCCGAAGCGGTGGCCGCTGCCGGAGTCCCCGTAACCCTCTCGGTCGCCGACGGCGAACCGGTCGATGCGGGCTCCGCACTCCTCATCATGACGCTCGGCGCCACCAAGGGCACCGATGTGACGGTGACCAGCGACGACGCGGATGCCGTCGAGAAAGTGGCTCAGCTGGTGGCGGCAGACCTCGACGCATAG
- a CDS encoding RNA polymerase sigma factor, whose product MTVGDEGTPGIERTVESVFREERGRLLASLVRRFGDLDLAEEVSSEAIEAALVHWPVQGVPAKPGAWLLTTARRRAVDRLRRDKSYAARLAVLQVEADRADPVAPADVGGDLPDERLQLFFTCAHPALPAEDRGALTLRCLAGLTTPEVARAYLIPTATMAQRIVRAKKKIRVARIPFRVPGADELPERLPGVLQVIYSIFTEGYAASSGPDLQRLDLAEEAIRLGRILRRLLPAEREVAGLLGLMLLIHARRAARTGSDGEIVLLEDQDRGCWDRASIEEGSALVLTALTGGPPGPYGVQAAIAALHDEAADVATTDWPQVVALYDVLFAITPSPVVALNRAAAVAMRDGAEAGLALVEELDDEPRLRGYYPYPATRGELLRRLGKFSEAAAAYREALVLVGTEPERLHLQRRLTAVEAGGAG is encoded by the coding sequence CTGACCGTGGGGGACGAGGGGACGCCTGGGATCGAACGGACAGTCGAGTCTGTGTTCCGCGAGGAACGCGGTCGGTTGCTGGCGTCCCTCGTCCGTCGCTTCGGCGATCTCGACCTGGCCGAAGAGGTCTCTTCCGAAGCGATCGAGGCCGCGCTCGTTCATTGGCCGGTGCAGGGTGTGCCTGCCAAGCCGGGGGCGTGGCTTCTGACCACGGCGCGGCGACGGGCGGTCGACCGGTTGCGGCGGGACAAGTCCTATGCCGCCCGACTCGCCGTCCTCCAGGTCGAGGCGGATCGGGCCGATCCCGTCGCACCCGCGGATGTCGGAGGCGACCTGCCGGACGAGCGGCTGCAGCTCTTTTTCACCTGCGCTCATCCGGCTCTTCCGGCGGAGGATCGGGGTGCCCTGACGCTGCGTTGCCTCGCCGGCCTGACGACGCCGGAGGTCGCGCGGGCATATCTCATTCCGACCGCGACGATGGCCCAGCGGATCGTGCGGGCGAAGAAGAAGATTCGTGTCGCTCGGATTCCGTTCCGTGTTCCCGGCGCCGACGAGCTCCCGGAACGCCTACCGGGAGTGCTTCAGGTCATCTATTCCATCTTCACCGAGGGTTACGCTGCGAGTTCGGGCCCCGACCTGCAACGGCTCGATCTTGCCGAGGAAGCGATCCGGCTGGGGCGGATCCTTCGTAGGCTATTGCCCGCCGAACGAGAGGTCGCCGGGCTCCTCGGACTGATGCTGTTGATTCATGCTCGGCGCGCGGCCCGAACCGGCTCGGATGGAGAAATCGTGCTGCTCGAGGACCAGGACCGCGGATGCTGGGATCGCGCGTCGATCGAGGAGGGCAGCGCGCTGGTGCTGACCGCGCTGACCGGTGGCCCGCCCGGGCCTTACGGAGTGCAGGCGGCGATCGCTGCACTCCACGACGAGGCGGCGGATGTGGCGACCACCGATTGGCCGCAGGTAGTGGCCCTGTACGACGTCCTGTTCGCGATCACACCGTCGCCGGTGGTGGCCCTCAACCGGGCGGCCGCGGTGGCGATGCGCGACGGAGCCGAAGCAGGATTGGCGTTGGTGGAGGAGCTGGACGACGAGCCTCGGCTGCGCGGCTACTACCCCTACCCGGCCACCCGGGGTGAGCTGCTGCGCCGCCTCGGCAAGTTTTCCGAGGCCGCGGCGGCGTACCGGGAGGCGCTCGTCCTCGTCGGTACCGAACCCGAACGCCTGCATCTGCAGCGGAGATTGACCGCTGTCGAAGCCGGCGGCGCGGGGTAG
- a CDS encoding YciI family protein produces MKYMMLINAASADAASQCTVEDWMVYDKQITEAGIVVASESLADLTTATTVRVGPAGDRSITTDGPFAETREVLGGFYVIDVPDLDVALDWAARCPGARGGGSVVVRPIADFGV; encoded by the coding sequence ATGAAGTACATGATGCTGATCAACGCCGCTTCGGCGGATGCGGCCTCCCAGTGCACCGTCGAGGACTGGATGGTCTACGACAAGCAGATCACCGAGGCAGGCATCGTGGTCGCGAGCGAGTCGCTGGCCGATCTGACCACCGCTACGACGGTGCGCGTCGGGCCCGCCGGCGACCGGTCGATCACCACGGACGGACCCTTCGCCGAGACCCGCGAGGTTCTGGGCGGCTTCTATGTCATCGACGTGCCGGACCTCGACGTCGCGCTCGATTGGGCGGCCCGCTGTCCCGGCGCACGCGGGGGCGGTTCCGTTGTGGTGCGGCCGATCGCGGACTTCGGGGTCTGA